The sequence CAGcggggctctggcagcagccCACGGCacggaggagctgggggggctggcaggggctgggcgcTGGGCTGGGGTGACCGCCGGGGCTGTGCacggtggggggggtccctcgGGGGGCCTCACCTCTGCGCACCCCAGAGTTCAAGCTGAAGAAGATGTGGAAGAGCCCCAATGGCACCATCCGAAACATCCTGGGGGGGACGGTCTTCCGGGAGCCCATCATCTGCAAGAACATCCCCCGCCTGGTGCCGGGCTGGACCAAGCCCATCACCATCGGCAGGCATGCCCACGGCGACCAGGTGAGCCCCGCGCGGCGGCTGCCTGCGGTGCGGGGACgtctggcagctgctgccggACCCCGTCCgatgctctgccctgcccctcGCAGTACAAAGCCACCGACTTCGTGGTGGGCAAGTCCGGGACGTTCAAGATGGTCTTCACGCCGAAGGACGGCAGCGGGGTGAAGGAGTGGGAGGTGTACAACTTCCCCGGCGGCGGCGTGGGCATGGGCATGTACAACACGGATGAGGTAatggggcgggccgggggcagcaggaggggtcCCCGTGGGGCGGCATGCCCTGCCATCCGTGGtggacctggccaggctggtgGGACGGGGGTCCCACGGGGGTCTGTGCGCTTCCCTTGCAGTCCATCTCGGGCTTCGCTCACAGCTGCTTCCAGTACGCCATCCAGAAGAAGTGGCCTCTCTACATGAGCACCAAGAACACCATCCTCAAGGCCTACGACGGGCGCTTCAAAGACATCTTCCAGGAGATCTTTGATAAGTACGGACTTGGAGGAGCTcgagctgctggggggggagaGCTGCCCCAGGGGGCCGGCTGCCCCTcctgggtgggggggtggttgcCCAGGGGTGGCAGTGGGACCCGGCCTGCGGTGGGCACGGCCAGGCATGGCTGATGCCCACCCTGGGCTCCCAGGCACTACAAGACGGAGTTCGACAAGCTGAAGATCTGGTACGAGCACCGGCTCATCGACGACATGGTCGCCCAGGTGCTGAAGTCCTCCGGCGGCTTCGTCTGGGCGTGCAAGAACTACGACGGGGACGTCCAGTCAGACATCCTGGCCCAAGGTGGGGCGGtgggagggggtggtggtggggagtttggggtgggatggggtgggctGCAAGCGGTCGCCCCCCTGGGGCCGCCCTGACCCCCGTCCTGCCGCAGGTTTCGGCTCCCTGGGGCTGATGACCTCTGTCCTGGTGTGTCCGGATGGGAAGACCATCGAGGCCGAGGCGGCCCATGGCACCGTCACCCGCCACTACCGGGAGCACCAGAAGGTGGGTGCGCTCTGCCTGCGGTGAGCTGCCCGCACCAGGTCACCCATGGCGTGCTGCCCGCACCGGGCGGCTGAGCGCTCTCTCCGTGCAGGGGCGACCCACCAGCACGAACCCCATCGCCAGCATCTTCGCCTGGACGCGTGGCCTGGAGCACCGCGGCAAGCTGGACAGTAACCCGGACCTGATCAAGTGAGCGGGGCGGGGTGGGTGCACCCCGGGCTGGGGGACGCTGCCAGCAGCCGCCCCCCGGCGCCAACCACCCCGGTCCCAGCCGCAGCGGGGTGCGCGGCACGGGGGTGCCAGCTTTGCTGGAGCTGTGTGTGATGCCGTCACCCCCAGATTTGCTCAGACGCTGGAGAAGGTCTGCGTCGAAACCGTGGAGAGCGGGACGATGACGAAGGACCTCGCCGGCTGCATCCACGGCCTTGCCAAGTACGTGCGGCTCACGGGGCGGAGCGGTGAGGGGCAGCCGCCTGCCACGAAGGCAGGCTGGCCCTGTGGGGTGGCTGCTGGCCCTGTGGGGTGGCTGCTGGCCTCTGGCCGGTCCCCAGGGACTCGGGGCATCTATTTACAGCTCGTGGGGTCAGGCCGTGCCTGTGGCCAGGCAGGGGCCACGTCCTGCGCCCAGGGCCGGCTGCTctccgcggcggggggcgggcagggtcccccccccccggctgtgggacccctccagcccctctctgcccctctCCGCAGTGTGAAGCTGAACGAGCACTTTGTGAACACCACCGACTTCCTGGACGCCATCAAGAACAACCTGGACAAGGCCCTGGGCAAGCAAtaggggggcgggggggggccgcccggccccgctgtcATCCGGATGGACAGGGACCCAGCGCTGCCTCCAGCTCACCGACACGGCTCAGGAACAGTTGAATAATTTTTATAAGCAGTTTTCTTACGAGTGTTTTTAAAGCCTTTCTAGCAGGGGTGTGTAAGACAGGAGgggcacggggtgggggggcctGTCCCGCACTGACTCATGTACCCCCCCCACCTCGCGGTGCCAGTAGCCATTAAACACCTCACCGGCCCACGGCGTGTGGTGGTGGCACGGCTCTCGTGGCGCGGGCACGGGGCGGCTGCCGGCCGCGGGAGGCAGCCAGCAGCTAAAGAATACGCATTTATTGGCATTATTGCTAAACAACTCTTCAAACCGGggggggtgaaaaaaaataaccaaaacacAGTAGGGCTTTGCACAAGGGGCGGCTGAATGCTCTGCGTATGTGAAATGGGGGGGATGCCGGGGAGCCACGCAGCCTGCTGTGCCACCGGCACGAGACCCCCCCGCTGCCTCATCCCGCAGGGCAGAGCCTGCTGGCACAGccggccagggctgcccccagcagcagcaaagacccCATCGGCTCGGCCTCACCAGCCCGGCCTCGCCCAGCGCTGGGGACGCGCGTCGCGGCTTTTGGTGACTGGACTGAGGTAGCGTGTGGGGGTCCGTGCTGGCTGGGAAGCacggagggggctgcggggagggggtcCGGGCTGGCCAgcgctgcagctgcctccatcctgccccaaggctgggggaatttgaggggaggggggaaaaaggtgaTGGCAAGGCTGGGGAGACCCTGCCAACCCCCAGTGCCAGCCTGGGGcttttggggagggggcggATGGTGCCCTGCCCCGGGAGCATGCTGGGGCCTTGCTCGGCCGCCTGCAGCGTGTGCGGGGAGGTCAgcgcgggggtcccggccccccgTGCCGCAGCTGCAGCCGCCCAGGAGGTACCGGTGCCTGCCGGGGCCCTCCGTGGCACAGGCCATGCTGTGGGAGCGATGCTCTCGGTGCTGCCtggtccccagccccgcagcagggAAGGTGGTCCCAAAGGGTGGTCCCAGACCCTGCTGCCTCAgcccctttctcccccctccaCCTGGGAGCGTAGGAGGCAAACCCACATCCCGAGGGCTGCGCTGCCCCAGGAAAATCCTTTTCCCGAGCTCTAGAGCAGCTCaggggggtgaggagggggtgCTGGCAGCGTGGCAAGCAGCTGCGGTTTGTTAGCATGGCCCTGCCCATGCTCGGCTGCCCCACGGGCAGCAGGACCCCCCTCTGGTcctcagccccccgccccagcaccaTCACGGCCCGCACCGCTCCCTGCGCACAGACCACACACGTTACACAGGTTTACAAAGCACATTGGTTGAAGGAAACTGAACTCAGTGAAAAGATAAACCCAACCACGCGGCAcgtctgaaaaaaataaattactttcaaaatacCATCATTTGCTCAAGTTGAACAGGGTTTGCCTTCCTTTAAATACACCGCTCGCTACAGCTGCTCTAtacccagagctgctgcttcctctgagCTTTGCCATTAGTTTGTaagaaaatactctgttttgTATGTGCCCCGTGGCCTCGCACAGGTTGCCGCAGCTTTGCCCGTGCCAGCTCGCAGCCAGTGCCAGAACAAGCGGGACAGCTCTCGCCTGCCCGGGAGACGGGGAAGAGCAAGAAATGCAAACCCACCTCCTCCCGCGGGCAGAGGGGCTTCTGCCCCACGGGGCGCtcggggcagggagcagggggccagccgggctgcagccccagcgcGGCCGTGGGGGAGCACCCAGGAGGTAGAATAATTAGTAATGCTCATCATCTTCTGGGACgtgccttcccctgcctgcagcttcaAGTACACCGGAGGCTGGAGCGCAGGCAAGGGTGAGGACAGAGCCAAGGTCCCGGCTCGCCACAGCGCAgtgaggcaggcaggcaggagcagagccaaGGGAGGTCAGCGCcgggcaggagagctgcaggcagccgcTGCACAGCTCGGCCCTCCCTCtcctggggtggtggggaaggagggaaggaccCCAGCGACGGCGAGAGCTCCACCGaggctctggcagcagcttgGAGCTGAGCCCTCGCTGCACCAGCTCGGCGTGCCCGTGGCAGGCAGTGGCTGCTGCCCCGTGCCGCCTCCAGCTTCCGCTCCTGCCTTCGCCTCGGCAAAAGTTTTTGGATATCCCTGTTTTCTCCTTCACCAAGCTCAGCCGGAGCCCCCCCCCTGCTCCAGGGGCAGCGCTGTGGGCCTGGCTGGGTGCCGCAGCCCGCCGGCAGCGGCTCCTCTTACCACGCAAAGTCCACGCAGGCCCCCAGCAGCCTCCTCCAGCCTTGGCTACAACATGTTGTAGTACGCCATCTCCTTCATGGCCTGCTCGGTCAGGGCATGCTCATCCGGAGGGTTGCCCACCCCCCCGTAGCTGTAAGAGTTCTCCTCCTCGAAGTCGTCCATCTCCTGCTGCCCGTCCAGCTCGGCGTGGTCAGCCCCGGCCAGGTCCATCATGGGATCTAGGATTCAGCACAGGGACACCCGATTGTGGACCTGCATGAAGGTCCAAGGCCACCAGCACCCCTCCCACCTGGGCACCTCAGGTTTGGAACCCAAAGTTCCCCAGGAGCTACGGCTCTGCTCGAGCCAGGCTGCTTGTGGGGGGCTCTCGGCTCAGAAGACCCCCAGCCATGCCCGGCGGTGGGTTGCACAGCAGGGATGGTGTGCTGGCAGAGCACCGGCGTGTGCGTGCTCACCCCTGACCGGTACGTGGGGGTCTGCAGCACCCATCCCACCGTGGGGGCCGGGAAGGCAAGGAGAGGATGGCAGCGCAGGAAAGGCATCCTTCCAGCGCCGCGCTCGCACTCCCTGCCTGCGCCGCGGTGCCGGGCAGCGGCTGAGGCTTGGCCggggtgggaaggaaaagggcagGAATGTGGGATCCTGCTGGGTCCCCCCAGGACGCGCTGAAGGTGGGTGCCAAgctgctggggaaactgaggggATGAAGCAGCCAGAGCTCGTCTCCAGCTCTGTCCATGCAGAGCAGGGGTGGTCCCGCCGCAAGGCTGCTGACGGAGCATCTGCGCTGATGCCGTGCGGAAACCCGCAGCGGGGGCATCTCCTGGCCCCCCCGGGTGCCTTCGGGCAGGCGCAGAGGGGGCAGGCGGGGCAAGATCAGCGGCACTTACCCCTCCCACCCTGCAAAACCCTGTGACCAAAAATCAGTCACAGTGTCACCAGTGGGCACCATCCTGTCCAGGGATGCCGAAGCCTCAATGGCTCCTTGGGGagctatttattttaactttattcCGAAgttcatttatttgtatttgtaccAAGTTTATGAAGCTTCCTCGGCTCCCGCTCAGCACCTTTCCACGGCCCTTGTGGGAGGCCAGGTTTTAGGACGGAGGGGAGGCTGGCGGGACAGCGTGTGTCACCGTGCGGTGCTGGCAGGACGAGCGAGCTGAGGGCAGCCCTCGGGCGACAGGACACGAGCTCGCCAAAAGCCGCTCGCCGGAGCTGCCGTGGCACAGCCCAGCAAACAGCTGAGAGCCGGGCGCTGCCAGGAGCGGCCGCAGCGGGGAAGACCGCAGCACCATGTCCAcgagggccacagaaatgccccgagggccggagcccctctgctgcggggccaggctgggggagctgggggtgctcagcctggagaggagggggctgcggggaggcctgagtgcggcctggcagtgctgagaggggctgcaggaagggggggggcaagctttttagcaaggcctgttgtgacaggacaaggagtaatggctttaaaccaaagaatagatttagactagacataagaaaaattttttacactgagggtggtgaagcactggaaggggttgcccagagaggtggtcaatgccccatccctggaaacatcccagcccaggttggacggggctctgagcaccctgctctggttaaagctgtccctgctcgctgcaggggctgggctgggtgcgctctaagggtcccttcccacccaaagcattctgtgattctatgacaggCAGCGCCAGGGACTGGCCACAGCCTGCACCTACCTTGGCTGTCCAGGCTGATGTCCATCACCCCATGCTTGACCTTCATGTGCCGGCTCAGGTTGCCCTTCAGGTTGAACTTGCTGGAGCAGTAGGGACACTTGAAGGGCTTGCTCCCCGCGTGCAGGTGCATGTGGCCCAGCAGGTTGTACATGCGGTTGAAGGACTTCCCGCAGACCTGCGGGCAGCATTCCTGGGGTCAGCGAGGGCTCAACCCCGGCAAAGCGGAACGGCTGCAGGCGCTCGCCCGCGACGGCTGGTGCTGCCACAGGGACGTGCGCTTTTCAGGGGGGACCTCGCTCCTGGGGTCCCCCATTGCTCCCGCCACCTTCTAGGAGTAACGGggctgcttccctcctcccctcgcCTTGCCGCCAGTGGCGGGAGGCCTCAGGGACGCTGTGCTGGTATCGCTGGGAGCTCCAGCACACCCAGCGCTGGTCAGAGAGGTACTAATTGTCCTTCTCTGTTAGCGGTGCccatgccctgcctgcagcagctgctccccgCTGCGCAGCTCTGAGCAGATGCATCAGGATGAGCTGTTTGCCCGAGCGAACAGAGGGAGGCATCGCAAAGCTGCTTTCCCGTGGCTGAGGTCTCAACCCAGCCCGGCTGGGGTTTCTCCTGACCACAGCACGCCAAGAGCCCACGCAAACCCCCCCAGAGCCCCGACGGTACCTTGCATTTGAACGGCTTCACCGGTGAGTGCACAATCATGTGGGTCTTGAGCGTCTGCTTCTGCACAAACGTCTTGAAGCAGATGTGGCACTGGTAGGGACGGACGCTGGTGTGGATCAGCATGTGCCGCTTCATGTTGGCCTGCAGGGTGAACTCCCGCCCGCACACCTCGCACTTGAACTCCTTCACGCCCTGCAAGGGGTTCGGAGAGCCGTGGGCAgggggcagagctgagccctgggcagagcagcagcgGGCAAGGCTCTGCCTGCGGCGGTGGGGTCCAGCGCACAGCGCTGCCGGGGCGGCTCGGGGGCCTCCGAACAGACCCCGCAGGAGCGGGGGGCACAGGAGCGGTGCTGGGCACGGTGCGGAGCAGGGACCTGCGCTCCCCCAAGGGGCATGGGACGGGCTTCTCGCGCTAAGCTGAACTTTGGGGACTGTCAGTGGGCTGGACTGCAGGGACTAGGGGGGAGATTGACCCTCATCAGCTCATCTGCACCTTCCCCAGAGCatctcctgctcccctctcccttctgcaAGCGCAGAGTGGGCACTACTGAGAGCCCGGGGCTATCCCCACACTGCCCTGGGGGCTAATTCCCACTGCCCGgtcctgcagcaggcaggatcCTGTCTCGTCCCAGATACCATCTCACCTGCACTGGAAACACATTTGCAGCACTTGGAAAACCAGTATTAGGTCGGTGCCACCGGAGCAAGAGCGGCTCCGCAAAGCGGCACCCACGGgaaggggctggctggggagcgcGGCAGCCGACCCGGCATGGGTATGTTCGGGGGCCCTGCCCGAGCCCAGCAGCGCGTGGGAGATGGGCTGCAAGGGAGCGTGGCTGGATGGGCTCCGTAAGTCCAGCTGGGAGACCCAGCTTTGCTCTCTGGCTCAGGCCGGCTCCCCCTTGAAAGAAGCCCTAGAAAATGGCAACCCCCTTGCTCgcagcctgctgggaggggCTGCGGCAGCGTGTGGCCAGGGTCCCCCAAGTCACCTTGCCGCAGCACCCGCAGCGGGTCTGAACCCCCCTCCCTGAGGATGGAAACTCCCAGGATGAAAGGaggctgggcagccccagggcccCTGCCCGTAACGATGCCCTTTCACTGCTGATCAATGACCGCTAGCGAATGCCACCCGTGGGTGCCTCTGCCCACCCGCACCACCCATCCCCCGGGGCTGGACAGGGCTCGGGAGCACGGGGacacccctctcccccagcacctACATCTAGAGCCGGCACATCTCCTCGAGGCACGGCGAGGGCAGGACCCCTGGGGTGCCCGACGTGCGCTGGCCCCTACCTTGTGCGTGAGGGAGTGCTGCTTGAGGTGGTGGATCTGGCTGAACTCCATCCCGCACTCAGTGCAGACGAAGGGCCGGACGTTCTGGTGCTTCAGCATGTGGTTCTGCAGCTGGCTGCGGTAGTGGAAGGACTTGCTGCACTCCAGGCACTGGTACAGCGTGGGGCCCTGGTGCGTGGAGAGGTGCCGCTTCAGCTGGGTGAGCGTGGAGAAGTCCAGCCCGCACTCCACGCAGACGTGGCAGCGGCCGCTCTCGTGCTTCACCTCGTGCGCCTTCAACTCGCTGGGGTAGGCAAATCCCCGGCCGCAGAAGCGGCAGCTGTAGGGCTTGATGTCAGTGTGCAGCAGCATGTGCCGCTTCAGGTGGCTGGTCTGGGTGAAGGCCTTGCTGCACACCTCGCACTTGTGGGGCCGCGTGCCCTGGTGGGTCAGCAGGTGGGTCTGCAGGTGGCTGGGCTGCTTGAAGAGCTTGTTGCAGTGCGGGCAGGAGTGGGGCTTGATGCCGTTGTGGCCCAGGATGTGGGTCACCAGGTTGTACTTGGACGTGTAGGACTTCTCGCACATGCGGCACTGCCAGCGCTTCTGGCGGTCCCCCGCCTCCACCAGGTAGGAGTCATCGATCTGCACGTTGATGTCCAGCCGGTCCAGCTGCGCCTTCTTGTTGCGCTCGCTGGTGACAcccgccgcctccgcctccAGCTCCCCCGGCTCCTGCCAGGCGAAGCCCTGCTCGCTCTTCACCTGCTCGGGGGATGCCGGCGCAGGGGCCTCCGCCTCGCCAGGGGACGGGGCACCCACCTCGAAGGCGCATTCGGTCCGCAGGGCCCCTGCGGTGCCACCCTCCGCCGCGCCGGCCGGCTCGGTGCCGCTGAGGTGGCGCTCGGtgccctccagctcctgccGCGTGTGCCGGCGCAGGTGCCGCAGGCGCCGGGGCTTCCTGCCGAAGGCGCCGAGGTCAATCATCTTCATGGCGCTGCTCTGCACCgtctgctcctggctggggtcctggaggggaggcgggcggctgtgctgctgctgctgctcgccCTCCTCGTCCCCAGGGCCGGACACTTCGTACAGCGCCTCGTCCTCCGCCTCCTCGCACTTGACCTTGGGCACCAGCCTCACAGGAGGCCGCTTCCTCCTCCGGGCGTGCTTCTCCAGGGAGGACTCTGCCTCCAAggcatcctcctcctgcccgTCCCCCGGCGCCTGGCCCTCGCCCTCCAGACGGCACTCGCCCTCCGGCTCCCCGGGCTCCACCGCGGCGGCATCCGGcagctcccctcccagccccgggAAGAAGCCAGCGGGGCTGACGGTGGCCCCAAGAAGCTCATTCTCGGACACCAAGCCCAGAACTGCAGCCTGCGCCAGGGACAGCACCACCACCGCGTCCGTCTGGGTCCCGCACTCGGTGAAGCGATCCATCTCTCGCTGCCTGCCTACGCTGTCATtgctggggagggaaagagacAGCTGTTAGCCCTCCTGGTGCCCCTGCCACCACGCAGACACTGGCAACGCTGCTCCACGAGGCGCTCATTCCAGCTGTCACCCCTTTCCTGATCACTGTCCCCAGCAAACCCCAGACCGATATGGGTGATGCCAGCACAGGTCCCCAGCACCACGCACCCCAGGACATGGGGTTGGTGCGGCCCTGGGGGTCTCAGCTGCAGGGGGGGGACCGGGGAGCCAGGCTGCGGAGGGGAAGCTCAGCTCCATGTCCATGGTTGGCCTTTCTGGCCAGGCTATCGAACCCCAAGGCTGAGGTCTGGCTCCTCACGTGCCCCAGAGCTCCCTGGCAGCGACTCCTGGGAACAGGCACCCATGCAATTTGGGGACCAGTCAAGAAAGCCAAACGTGCCGCTCTGCCCTGTGCTCCCTCCAGGAGCAAGAAGTGGCAGTGAAGGGCATGGGGAGCCTGAGGAACCAAAGCCCAAACCCTCCTCACTGGGAGCATCTAGAAAGTGGTCAAAGTGCCAGGCTTGCGATCCCAAGCGAAGCGCATGGCAGAGGCTCTGCTCAGCTCAGTGCTGGTGCTGTTGGCACGCTCACCTATGGGAGTCCGAGCATCGCGGACTCGTGTGCCCGAGTTACGCAGGGAAGAAGCACAGGACA is a genomic window of Pelecanus crispus isolate bPelCri1 chromosome 7, bPelCri1.pri, whole genome shotgun sequence containing:
- the ZNF710 gene encoding zinc finger protein 710 yields the protein MDRFTECGTQTDAVVVLSLAQAAVLGLVSENELLGATVSPAGFFPGLGGELPDAAAVEPGEPEGECRLEGEGQAPGDGQEEDALEAESSLEKHARRRKRPPVRLVPKVKCEEAEDEALYEVSGPGDEEGEQQQQHSRPPPLQDPSQEQTVQSSAMKMIDLGAFGRKPRRLRHLRRHTRQELEGTERHLSGTEPAGAAEGGTAGALRTECAFEVGAPSPGEAEAPAPASPEQVKSEQGFAWQEPGELEAEAAGVTSERNKKAQLDRLDINVQIDDSYLVEAGDRQKRWQCRMCEKSYTSKYNLVTHILGHNGIKPHSCPHCNKLFKQPSHLQTHLLTHQGTRPHKCEVCSKAFTQTSHLKRHMLLHTDIKPYSCRFCGRGFAYPSELKAHEVKHESGRCHVCVECGLDFSTLTQLKRHLSTHQGPTLYQCLECSKSFHYRSQLQNHMLKHQNVRPFVCTECGMEFSQIHHLKQHSLTHKGVKEFKCEVCGREFTLQANMKRHMLIHTSVRPYQCHICFKTFVQKQTLKTHMIVHSPVKPFKCKVCGKSFNRMYNLLGHMHLHAGSKPFKCPYCSSKFNLKGNLSRHMKVKHGVMDISLDSQDPMMDLAGADHAELDGQQEMDDFEEENSYSYGGVGNPPDEHALTEQAMKEMAYYNML
- the IDH2 gene encoding isocitrate dehydrogenase [NADP], mitochondrial, with the protein product MAARYLRAAPALSRLARCPLPAASVGQRRHYADKRIKVANPVVEMDGDEMTRIIWAFIKEKLILPNVDVQLKYFDLGLPHRDKTDDQVTIDSALATQKYSVAVKCATITPDEARVEEFKLKKMWKSPNGTIRNILGGTVFREPIICKNIPRLVPGWTKPITIGRHAHGDQYKATDFVVGKSGTFKMVFTPKDGSGVKEWEVYNFPGGGVGMGMYNTDESISGFAHSCFQYAIQKKWPLYMSTKNTILKAYDGRFKDIFQEIFDKHYKTEFDKLKIWYEHRLIDDMVAQVLKSSGGFVWACKNYDGDVQSDILAQGFGSLGLMTSVLVCPDGKTIEAEAAHGTVTRHYREHQKGRPTSTNPIASIFAWTRGLEHRGKLDSNPDLIKFAQTLEKVCVETVESGTMTKDLAGCIHGLANVKLNEHFVNTTDFLDAIKNNLDKALGKQ